In Pyricularia oryzae 70-15 chromosome 2, whole genome shotgun sequence, one genomic interval encodes:
- a CDS encoding oxidoreductase, translated as MTVNLTELDAHEQPSDQMRAIWKSYSRADKEELLLNGAIDDLEKPEKAAEFVVAGTVPAATLTKGFAFLGSGFDAAASDAPIYYHPLLPGLLIFPSIVPLEVQKTLLSKLIHRDLSVPAHQTNMHLHYELPYVERKPTDGEGEPEDCRQSFFSHSPDSPVRFQPKDPDVHKPLSMKQVMDRRLHWVTLGGQYDWTNRVYPEEEPPKFPPDVAGFLETVFPDTIAQAAIVNFYTPGDTMMMHRDVSEETDKGLVSLSLGCDGLFMIAPSDIGKMSEEERPEDVKKQYLLLRLRSGDAIYMIKESRYAWHGVPKVLKGTCPEALEDWPAEDGRFEEWRGWMKNKRINLNVRQMRE; from the exons ATGACTGTCAATCTcactgagcttgacgcgcaTGAGCAGCCGTCGGACCAGATGCGGGCAATATGGAAATCATACTCCCGGGCAGACAAGGAAGAACTTCTCTTAAATGGAGCCATCGACGACTTGGAGAAACCTGAAAAGGCAGCCGAGTTTGTTGTCGCAGGCACAGTTCCAGCCGCAACGCTCACCAAGGGCTTCGCCTTTCTTGGATCAGGCTTCGATGCTGCCGCCAGTGACGCACCGATTTATTATCACCCATTGTTACCAG GCCTTCTTATATTCCCCTCAATCGTACCCTTGGAAGTTCAAAAGACCCTGCTCTCAAAACTCATTCACAGAGATCTCAGCGTTCCAGCTCACCAAACCAACATGCATCTTCATTATGAATTGCCTTACGTGGAGCGCAAGCCTACAGATGGAGAAGGGGAACCGGAAGATTGTAGGCAATCATTCTTCTCCCATTCTCCTGATTCGCCTgtccgcttccagcccaAAGACCCAGACGTACACAAACCTCTTTCCATGAAGCAGGTTATGGACCGTCGTCTACACTGGGTGACTCTGGGCGGTCAGTATGACTGGACAAACAGAGTCTACCCTGAAGAGGAGCCACCGAAATTCCCACCCGACGTTGCGGGATTCTTGGAGACGGTGTTCCCCGATACGATCGCGCAGGCAGCGATTGTGAACTTTTACACTCCCGGAGACACCATGATGATGCATCGCGACGTTTCGGAAGAGACCGATAAGGGTCTCGTGAGTCTCAGTCTTGGTTGCGACGGGCTCTTCATGATAGCCCCTAGCGACATTGGTAAAATGTCCGAAGAGGAGCGGCCAGAGGATGTGAAGAAACAATACTTGCTCCTCAGGCTAAGGTCTGGAGATGCCATTTATATGATCAAAGAGTCGAGATATGCGTGGCATGGAGTTCCCAAGGTCCTCAAAGGAACATGCCCAGAGGCCTTGGAAGATTGGCCGGCCGAAGATGGCAGGTTCGAGGAGTGGCGTGGGTGGATGAAGAACAAACGAATCAACCTGAATGTGCGACAGATGAGAGAATGA